CAATGATGCTGTTAAATGATTAGTACATCATAACAGTGATTCATTatccaccagcagcaccacatTCTCATGTCAAGTTTGAGTTCATGTATTTCAAACTTTCTGTGCAGGCAAAAGGTTGAAAGTCTTTAGCCCTTCATGTTATTTTGTAGTGGAACACAGAGAGACGGCACCATCCTCATACTTTTCAGCAGTGTTCTTGCACccacagaccaaaaaaaaaaaaaaagacaggattTCGATAAATGTAAGCAAACATCAGCCCTTTTCACTACTGCACCGCTTTCACTGGTGTAATTCACTTTTCTGCTGCACCCACTTTCTTTCAACTTGCCTGGCCGATTTCTGCTTCAGCTGGAGATTCCCTGTGTATCCCAGAATCACTTTTGACTGCCTTCCAGAAAGCAGATGCTGCATTCAGCTGAGGGTGCAAAACAGGTGGAGCTTTGCAGACAGGCTTGCTTTAAGATACAGAAAACCATGCTAGTTGTACTTTTTACAAACAGCCAAATTCAACAGTAAAATGACTGAACCAGTAGTGATGTTGCCGTTTAAACTTTAGTGTAACCCAACCCTTCAAATTGTTGGTGCATTCAGAGTGGAGACATCTCACTTGGCAACTGCGTTATTGCCATTCTTTGCATTGCATCACCACTCGGTTGCCATCCTTTGCATCAGCCTGGTAAGCCGATATGTGCAGACCTAGGCACAGATTAACCAGCTAAAAAGTCCTGTTCACAAgtggctcctttttttttttcatcatttcaataAATAAGCAAACCCAAACCATGAACAAGAAGCCGCTGAAGAGTACGGGGACATGACCTCAGTGGTGCGCTGCTGGAGGAAGAGACGAGCTGCAGGCGTGAAGGGTCTTAGTTCCCCTGGAAGGCTCCCTGCATGGCGGAGGAGGCGGTGCTGGCTGCCGCCGTCTGTAAGGTCCGGTTGGTCAGGACTCCCTGCGAGAACTCCTGCTGGGCCTTGGTGAAACTCGCCCCCGTCCTGCGGTACATGGAGTGCACCTGGACCAACGAGGAAGAGGGACACTGGTAAGTGCCATCTGTGACTTATTGTGCACTCTAAAATGCACTATTTAATGGTTCCTGCTCAAGTAAAGCCGCagtgcacttaaaaaaaatataacctACAATTTAAAGagcaaaaaatgacctgaaacgATATTGTGTGcaaacaaaactaactaaaataaaagaaaaatatacagaaaatgtgtttagtgtTGCTGTTGGTTAGTTTGCTGAAATGTGTGAGCCCAGCCAGCATGACATCGGCCAAACACCgtccagattagaataaaaaaaactaactcccactgacactgacacgaAGAAAAACTCAACTCcaactaaacattttcaaacgACAAAAACTCAGCTGAGACGCACTCTGGAGACTGAACTGACACGAGACTAAATTCACAacgaaaatgaaaaatgaaataaaaataaaacctcctgaaaaatacaaaactaactGTGGTAGAAATGCGTACACgcagcaggaaacacagcacCCTGTCGCTCTGAGGCGTCGTAAAGTGACCCGGCCTGCTGGCAGAGCGTGACCGTGTGCATTCaggacaaaatatcaaaaaactGGTTGTGCCGCCTGAGGAAAAGCATCTCGATTTCCTTTGTTAAAAATCTTTTCATTTCCGCCTGTATGTTCTACTCGTGTGTACATCAGTTCTGTCCTGTGTGGACTCTGTGTCACTGTGATGATCCATGTTGTGCAGATTATTTCATTCTACTTTTAAGGATTCCTTTTAACATCGGGCCAGGGACAACAGATGCTAACTATGGCTGATTTACAGTTTTAAAGTGGATTAATGCATACACAGTGCACGGCCAATCGCATtttagaaaagacaaaaaataatcaacagcTGACTCCAAAGCGGGGCTTAAAAgtaacaagtaaaaaaaacCTGCATAGGAATGTAGTGGAGTCAAGTCCCAacccaaaaagaaaacaatacaaatgGAAAGTACCATCACTCAAAAATGTGCTTGAGTTCAGTTCTCAGGTAAATGAGCTTTGTTCCTgtccagcacagcagcacatcacCTGGACAAGATGACAGCTGACCACCTCTGGCTTTGAAAAGGGAAGAATACGCCTCAATCTGCACATTGTCACTGAGGTTCACCCAGTCAGTCGATATAAATTACAGGGATGAGTGCATTTCTCAGGATGTATAACAGGAGAAATCAAGCGTTGTGTAGCATCGACCGTGCTGCAAATGCAAAGCACGCCGCAGAAATGTAGACCGCACTATACACTCTCTGGCGGAAAAAGGAAAACGTTTCTTTTCTGGTTCAACGCTCGACTTTTCATCTCTGTGCCGGCGTGCTGAGGCTGgctctttcaaaatgaaggGGTTGGTGAGTATCTGCTCCTTCACGACCGATCAAACGGATTCAACATCCTCACACTCGCTCGgctgtctctgttgtttttttcccaccacagGCGTTTTTGTTGCCGCCTGAATTTCTGTCGCTGCTATTTTCGGTCTCCTTTGGATACAATTATCTCTTTAATCTCCACGCGCCTCCCGCTGATGTCGAGTATGAACAAACAAACTATATGAAGCCGCAGCGAGTGTTCATAGATTTGCATGCGGCGCCGTGTCTGGCGGTGTGTGTTGGGAACACTCGGCTCACGGCTGCGATGGTGTGTCGCGGCTGCAGTGGTTTTAACCGTGCTGAAGCGCTCTGGAGTGACATACAGGCTCATCGTTCAAATCCACTCAGAATCATCATGCACACGAACTGACTGAACAGTGTTGCCCTGGTGGAACAGCTCAACTTTGATTAAACAGGTTACAGACGGTTGTGATGGAGCTAAAAGTCTGTCAGGACAATTTCACACCTTGTTTAAGCTCTGGaatgacacacactgcaactgaggcggatctacgggtgggcctggatgggcgtaggcaGGGCCGGCCCTTCCTATGTTGGCGCCCGAGGCGAACTCTCTTGCGCCCCTCCACCGCTAAGAtcactttttcatctagcgccatcatcatgtcacatcaggctatttgggctcgttaatgttgaattggatatttacATTAatggtgcaattgttaaaatagtgttcaattatgtttggactcctctttgcagggacggtggcgtgcgtttcgcaacaggtgcgtttttttttgtgcattcagcgtgacatattttgggccattttcgtcgtggcgtATGCTGAAAGAGTCGGGCTTtacggttgccctcgttcgccctgcatcccatatgaagctgcacgtcaaaccagactttacagtcaagcccccaaggtgtgtctgagcttcgtgcctgaaagtgcttcatcttctggcagtctgcctcggttatggcttggtggtgggaagatttgtcacgtccttctcggcggagtttctttaccacaccggcgaaaacactgttgctggtggtgaattcagcgtcttttaacagacaccaagcacctcctccaaccactcatccaggctcaggtcatccagcaaatcaaaattcactacaaagtctgacattttgttcacaaaagtcttgagacaaatgtgacctaacgagtaAGCTGagtgcagagtagttggttgctaggcaacgcatttccgtttacactggcacagggatattttgtgctgcggtctgccagcgggttacactgattttacaacggcatggaacgcggctcagccaatcacatttaaggatgggaagcacccgtctTATAAACAACGGATAAAACGCACACAGCATAAAAAGCCCCAAGTTATTTTGGTTACAgcttattcagaataataaatctatcataggctattaagtgcagcagaaatggtcccagttatttttgttactgtggcttggcttgctgacatgactgaagggatgaaggaggaggaggactggtgTTGCTTTGGGAGCGGGGCCGGACGGCTGAGCTCACCGGTAAACTAGAACTCGCACtcgtaacatttaaatcaagtggtGGAATGGCCGCAGGAGTTTCCTCCTGCTCAACACGGAGTCATTTGGTGAAAAAGCCAAGTAAACTGCTCTGTTTCGCCATAATAAactccgtctccgtctctcttttttctcttacctgtacatatttctttcttcctgagtcGGCGAGGGACCGTTTGCGTGCaaactaactcattcatttgattgggtcacatgctgatgacgcagcctgggggcgggcactcacgtatgatagaaagctgctgattgACTGAGAAGCTAGTTTCACATGAGCTCTGCTAAGGCTggcatggctggctggatgaacattttaatcccgAAAACATATTGTTTTGATTGGGTGGGCCTGGCTCAAAATGGCGCCGCCTATGTGGTAGAACAACCGGTGCCAGCgtccctctggccgctagcggcgcccctccagcagatggcgcccttagcatttgcctatactgcctatgccacgggccggccgtgggcgtaggcccacccagactgacagcttgcccaccctatcagattcaagaccaaaaaataactaactaactaaataaatgttttaatgtcctttttccaacgtttattttatgaaatgacCAGCCTACTAGGAAATTGCATACCAAAATTTATTACGGGtccgagaggttttttttttctttcattatatcattttatacatgtctatctaaaaaaataaacaaaatgaaataacaggcccatccagaattttttaggcccacccattagccatgttctgtatccgccactgcactgcaaaggaaaaatatatcttaacaagtcatttagtctttaaaattgtgtttttcttgactGCAGAGCCTCCCAACTAAGACGCCATCTCCCCTGCCTGCACCATGTAACTccaaaaatcatgtttttcttccaatcgggttaaaaaaaaactcccagtTGGATAAAATAAGCCCACGTTTTCCTGTCCTAATCAACTTGTTCCCTAAATTTTTGAATCAAGTATCTTTTTCCTGATCCTAGAGGCTGAtgttattctgccttgtttcaacacatttattcccacaaaaaaatcctgaaacaagtgaaaccgcattggaaacaagtgggattatctcaccctgctggcagattttttttttttcatcttgtttgaagaaaagcaagattttaacactgaagatgagactaaattgAGCCTGCACAGCCGGGGGGAAAACAAACAGTCTCATGGGGGAGGCTCACAGacaaatagttttaaaaaaaaaaaagaatttcatgAAGAATTTCTGATAAACTGAGTTATCAAAAGGAACCACACTGTACAAAAGCCTAAATATCTCTCATGCACTGAGCCCTTTTCATGTATCTGTGTGAGATGCACCAATTATTCAGTGGGATATCAGTATCGGCCCATATTAACCATCGGGCTACCAGCCAATAACATGACATTCACCGATGGCAGTGGACGATAattatctgtctgtttttgagCAGAATTTCACAATCGGTGCGTCCCTGGTGTACCGTTAGCAGCAACATTCAGCTATCTCAGCTCAGCTGTCTGTGGGATTAAACAGCTGCTGCACGTTCCCTTAGACATAGGCTTTGTCTGGTGGGAGGCTCACATGAGGAATTCAGTGTATAATCTAATCTTCCAAACCCACTGTGTGGCAGACCCGCTGAGCTGTTTGACTTTGATGAAAGGGTCACTACAGGCAGGAGAAAGGTGTGACTGACGTACCATTTTCAGCAGGATGACAGCCAGGACGGCATTCACGGTGAAGAAGCCTGCCACCACCATCATGACCACGGCCACGGCCAGGTTGTGGCCGATCATGGAGATCGCTGCGATCCATCCACTGGATTAATATTGTAGGAAAAAATAAGTAAAGAAATCATGTGCATGACAAAATCCATCATATAACAAATGGAGCCAGCATTCTAACCCACAGCAACGAGCAATGGGGCAGCATGAGGCAGGTTTcgtttttcactttgacatagctaggctaacaactcccacagaccttaagtctttatgctaagctaacacaaaatgctatccATGGGAACTGCACAAGAAGACATACAGAGgtaaaatggtatcaaacatctcgtctcagtctgggtatgtcagaaaacagggattttgcccaaaacgtgcAGGTATTCTGTGAACAGCAGCCTTGAAAAATAAAGGCACTCGTTGcacaatgcacaaaaaaaaggccagcaggtggcagcacagGCCCAACACACTGCTTCCAACTCAGCAGGTCTCAGGTTGaaacaacatgcaaacatgaaGGAGGACAAAGTCTATCCACCACCGGCAAAactgaaggaaggaaggaaggaaggaaggaaggaaggaaggaaggaaaatatgggaacattttgttttctgcagacAGTCAGGATTTGGACATGAATAATGCAATAAGCACAATGTGTACTCAAAGTCAAACAAATATGCATTTCTATGGCACCAAGGCAGaagaacaaacagaaaaggacattttaacaaaaaaaaaaaaaaaaaaaaaacggcaacaatAATTTGCTTTCCAAAACctctagattaaaaaaaacagaccattTAATTTTACTTCATGATTAAGATCTCGATGGGCCTCCCTATGGGTTTTGGGTGTTCTACCCAAAATGTGATAATTGACTTCTCACTGACCTGTTGCCCCAGCTGGGGATCCCCACAGTCTGGATGATGTACACTGACActtggaagaaaaacacaaaaaagaagaaaaagaagctgaaggagctgtcagacctggggagcaaaaacaaaaataaagaacatgTTACAAATGTTATCCAAGTTGAAGAGTCACATAGTGCTGCTTATTTTAATGCATGGAGGTTTTTCTCTCATCCCAGCAaggaaacaacaacataaaagcaGTCAAACATTCTTGGCAGTTTTTTCAACCATTTTTTAAGTGACgtctttgtttgcaaaaggaTTAATTTAAAGGAAGGAATGTATCCAAGAGCTTTCTCGTGTGTTAAATAAGTGATGTGGGTCGCCATATCTCAAGACAACAAGCTCCAAGGCTCATCACAGCGTACCTGAAGGCCTTGTAGACGGGCCGGTACCAGCAGATGAAGGAGACGGGGGTGAAGAGGACGAACCAGAGGATGGACAGACCAAAGTCCACGCCATGCTTCGCATCTCCTGTGAAGTAAGCCAGGCAGGCCAGCACGTTCAGGAAGAGAGTGGCGCTGTGgactgcagagacacacagggagccagacagcaagagagagggagggggttaATCACATTACTGTCACCAAGTCGCTTTTTtggtgtacttgtacttttttgagtatttttttaaagtaagcaatttcacttttacttaGGTACATTTTTAGAGTATtcacttcactacattttaaatcagatccatcacagagaacagatcatcaatgacagattgtagaacctttcacaataaaagctcagtcagcaaagataaGAAGAAGAgcctgcttctactttttgtcatttcacaataaaattccacaataaaagctgcaccatgaaaaactgcagcggggaccatttagactcaactggtgaaaaaagtggaataagtgtggacaatgagaaccatgtggactcaacaTCATATtgcatgcttattccacatgtgtcagttgagtctacaaggttctcacttcagttttagtgtaatgcccctttaaaagcatgcagtgtgcagcgtgttctctcctccttttctaactgcatggaaaagatcccagctaacacagttactgtttggaaaaaggagctcagtcacttttactgccaggacatttgaagtgagacactttggacttttactgcaggagatttttactgcactacttctacttctactgcagtcacataccagcagaggaacagtacttctacttctactgcagtcacataccagcagaggaacagtacttctacttctactgcagtcacataccagcagaggaacagtacttctacttctactgcagtcagatatcagcagaggaacagtacttctacttctactgcagtcacataccagcagaggaacagtacttctacttctactgcagtcagataccagcagaggaacagtacttctactggagtaGCAGAAGTACTGTTAGATGCTGGGATGGGAAGAGccatttaagaaagaaaaaggaatactGCACTGATCTGCAGATAGATGAGCAACATAAAAGCCAACATAAAGTGTCTTGGTGAGGTGCTCAACAGCTTCATAGCTGTTCAACTGTACATGGCAGCCGTGGTTCCTCTGTACCAAACAGACTCAAGGAACATTTCCTTTGTGATTTTGCTCAGATTCCTGACTACGACATACAAACCCAGAGCTTTGACCTGGACTCGTTTACGTTCAGGAAGCACCCGGCCACCATCAGTGACCGGCACTTTCATCCTGCAGAGTAACACTAAGCAGGTCAGTTTTGAAGGAGTGCTGCACAGTGTCCTTACACATCCAGAGGTAGTACATTCTCTTGCAGACTGTGCGATATTCCTCAGGGATGTCCTGCTCAAAATCCTGGTAGAAGCAGGGGTTCACCGGGAAGAACTTGGGCAGAGGCGGCCAGTTGTTTTCCCTGACTGACACACAAAGATTGGACTTATAAGACAGTGAATTCATCTGGTTCCTGTGTATCTAGCATTGTATGTACAACCAcaggtgtgaatctttggcttaacagAGATTCAGTTTAATTCACAAGTTGGTGATTCAGTTTAAAATCCccatgaaacgacctcacatgacctctatgTCCTGTAacacagagcatcttaaacagtgacatcatcctgctctagtggctgtaaattaaagtttcaaccaataaaaccttcacaaatctttaagcctcctctttcatccagctgtcccttcaaataaaattgtttctGTCTTAatactgagatcctgttggtccTGTTGTAACTAAGAGTctatttcatggggtctttaagaattttttttttctcttctgtctcacTTGGATCCACTTGGTGGATCcaagtgagacagaaaaaaaaaatcagatagcAAAATTACTTTGACAGTTTCAACAAGCCTGACAGCCATCTGACatggtcatgtttttttccaactgaggagcattaaattaaatcaagaACTACATTAAGAACTGCTGTGTCCACGGCTGGAATGGACATAATTACTCATGCTTTTACAGTATCTCTTTTTGTTTGGACTATTTGAATAAAACGTCTTTGAACCgtccaaaatgcagctgctcggcTTTTAacgaaatgaaatgaaattggtTCTTTTTGCTGCAGATAACAAACAGTCTGTATATGCTGACACCAGTGTATCTGTGATGAACCAATATCTGCCCTGAGTGTCATGCAGCTGCGGTGTCAGTCAGGATCCGAGCGTGGTGTTGGCGTGGCTCACCTCCAGTGTTCAGCCCCCTGGTCGCCCTGTTCTGCAGCTCCTGCTCCTTCCGCTCCAGCTCAGCCGctttcctctccagctcctcctgctgtttgATCAGGTTGGCCTGGGCAGCGGCCGCAGTTGCCTGGTGGATGAGGGAAGAGCTGTATTTTACAACAGGGGTGTCTAAAACCCGGGGGTCGGGACCGCCCAGGAGGTCACGAGATGATTCTGGACAGGTTGTGGGCTGAGTTACGGGATAAAAACAGTTCTGCCACACAAAGTGACAATGTGGAATCGTTTTCAATGTCTAGGCCTCCTCTTGTATGTAATGAAACTGGTTGGTTGAACTATTTGTCATTCTGTCTATGCAGCCTGTGGCAGACGACCCGTCTGCCTCATTTTAAGGGGTCACAAGCCAAAAAGGTCGGAAACTACTGCACCACAACATCGTGATGCCTTTTCCCACCATAAAGATTTCCGGTTCTTGAATTGGTTTGGTTCAAGATTCTTGGATCCAAGGTGCAGACTAAGGAACTGGACTGCATTTCCACCAGTTTTTGGAGTGGAACCATTTTATCATCAGCGGTGGGTGTGCACCTGCCTGCTgtcacctgcagcacagagcccaaCCCTTCACAACTGCTGCAAGAATTAACCcacataatctgagcctgataGGCTTCAGATTGAAAATGATAAACTctaatttttttatgttatgtttttatttgcagatttGTATGCAAGCATGAGGGAATCTGTTTAGTgttggcaaaaacatttttaaccagaCCTCAAAGTTATTTTAGTTCtcatctccatctttctttGTAGAATAACACACATTCACTCGGTTCACACTTGAGAACAACTATTTTCTGGTTCTAGCCGAGAGCCAACTTTTCTGTTTGGAAGGCAATGTATAATTAGTGGAAACACAATGAATGGTTCAAAATTTGGTGCAGAAACCAGAACGGAACCGGTTGCTTGTGGTGGAAAAGGCATACGTGTGCAGCATCTTCACAGCCTCATCGTGATTTTCTCTGCACTGAGATGCGGAGGCCTTGCACCATGCCGGTCAGTCGGTCGGCAGCCaaaccagcagcaacacaccTGCAAATCTATTTGGTGAATTGCCACAAAATTTGGTGGCAACACTCATGTTGCTGAGCAGCAGTTTTCAAGTGGGGTTCAGGGATCTTTAAAGGGTTCTAGAGGGGCCATATCTAAATTAATAGTTTCACTAATTCACAAGAAATTGCTATAatacatgctaaaaaaaaaacgttagtGAGTATTTTACTAttgcataaaacaacaaactatCTTTCCATATTAGGGTCCCAAGGGTAAAACCACTTCACCTGGGGGTCCACACCCTCATGAAAGTCAACTTAAggacacaaaacatgaaaaagctaAAAGAAATCCCTGAGCTAGCGGGTGAAACCTGGGCCAAGTGGGGCATTTGCATCAGAAATAATGTGTTTGTTCTCCCACTTGGCCCGACAATGGGAAATTCATGGGCTACAGGCTGCAACTCGCCCCACCTCAGTTTCTGGCCTGTAGGCACAACACACGACACCATCTCCGAAAACCAACTTggaccttgatttttttttttttttttttttttggagccttTCTGGAACTACATGTCACTTGGGGACACTCTGATCTGCGTCAGATGTACACAGTCGACCACTTGGAAACACCTGaagtcttgctcaaggacacttcagagGGCGGCTGCTCGGCGGCTCTGATCTCCCTGTGAGCACGGATCAGCAGCACAACCGGCCCGCCGTGGAAATATTAAAACAGCTCACACAATGCATGCTAACTGTGGGAAACTTCCAGAATCATGAAGTATCTTTAGACAAGGCTTCCAAAGGACCAGTGGATGCATGATAGTGGCATTTTGTGGTCCTGAgtttatttattggttttatgtagttttttatttaacttatgtctctttctcttttatttttttcatcaccttATTCTGTCGTTCTGTGATAAAATGTTTAACTGTCATGGATCCATTGTTCCTGTCTTTCTCGTGCTGTTCTCTTAGTATTTTGTCTTGCAAGTTGCAATAAAAATTTTATTTCGCTATCTATACCACTGCATGCATAGTTTAGTTTTTTAGATCAAATTTAGCACTGATTGCACAATACTAATCAATAATCTTCCCTACAGCCTCAAACAAGAACctgaacattttatttctctagAGATACTCTGCGTTAATACTATTCCTATAAATTCTCTAAAATAGTGTGGATAGATTTTAATACAAATTATCCTCCAAGGGGCTGTTATTCTGTTTGTTGCAGGCTCATTACAACGTATGTTCACTTTTATTTAACTTCACTTTTATTTAACGCACTGCAGAAGTGAAGACCAGAGTGGTGTATCACTGAAGCCCTCAGCAGCCCACAGTAAAATAATCCTGTACCGGTGAATTAATCTCTGCTGATATTCAAAGTGTCTGAaacgtgctctctctctcagttcctttcacatgcacttgtgtgtgtttgtgtgtgtgtgtgtgtcacttacTTGTGGACTCTGCTCCACAGAGGTCTGTAGTACAGCAGGTTGAGATGAGGCAGCAGACATGGGGATGGTGGTGGCGGTGTGATTTCCCTATgagacacacagaaatgactaaaatgcaccgACTCTGCTTATCTGAAGTTTCGGTGTAATCATGGCACCAATTTGCATCTTTTGGGTGTCGGGCTTCAAAAGCAGAAGGCCTCACCATTCCACCTGCTGAAAACGGGTTGAACTCCCCCACGGTTTCAGTCGCTCCGCTGGTGGCTTGTGTGACTGAAGCatcctgaaaagaaaaagagaggcttGCTGACTTGGTGTTATAACAAGCTGTTAACCCGCCTGTTTCCTTCCAGTTTACTCACATCTTTTATCACTTAGGGTCAGTTTcaccccagtaatttaaacctacagaaaaatgattataataatcatCTATACCCAAGTTCATGTGTCAGGTGCTTTATGTTGACGAcctaaacagccctttaaataaaacataaacctCCCTGCTAACCCCCTCTTAGACATCAAAGGTCaagtgggaatcatgtttttccattCCGTTTGACCATTTGTCATAAAATATCAGTTCTACgactactacaggtgtgttatgttactacaggtgtgttatgttactacaggtgtggttatgttactacaggtgtggttatgttacgttactacaggtgtgttatgttactacaggtgtgttatgttactacaggtgtgttatgttactacaggtgtggttatgttactacaggtgtggttatgttactacaggtgtggttatgttacgttactacaggtgtgttatgttactacaggtgtgttatgttactacagctgtggttatgttactacaggtgtggttacgttatgttactacaggcgTGGTTATGTTacgttactacaggtgtggttatgttacgttactacaggtgtggttatgttactacagctgtggttatgttactacaggtgtgttatgttactacaggtgtggttatgttacgttactacaggtgtgttatgttactacaggtgtgtcatgttactacaggtgtgttatgttactacaggcatggttatgttacattactacaggtgtgttatgttactacaggtgtgtcatgttactacaggtgtggttatgttacgttactacaggtgtgttatgttactacaggtgtgtcaTGTTACTACAGgcgtggttatgttactacaggcgTGGTTATGTTacgttactacaggtgtgttatgttactacaggtgtgtcatgttactacaggtgtgttatgttactacaggtgtgtcatgttactacaggtgtggttatgttacgttactacaggtgtggttatgttactacaggtgtggttgtgttgctacaggtgtggttatgttactacagctGTGGTTATGTTATTACAGGTGTTTTACAGGTGTTACTTCAGGTGTGCTATGTTACTACAGGGGTCAGtgcaggtgtggttatgttactacaggtgttactacaggtgagggccctaaagcagagggaaattTTTTGCAGATTATAAATGTCATCtatatagttcctcagtgtccaaaacctctaaaataaatgtgtgtaaaatgttgatatttcttaaatgttttattcaactaaaaaaaaaagagaaaaaaaaaaagcctgtggTCAATctgaccccaaagaaacactgatgcacacaaaatgtgtccaggactttgaaaacatgtcatcatgttttatgtttacccacttgtccccattaaattaggaaacgccatgaaatatgaagcacaaaaatgatgatgacCAT
This DNA window, taken from Myripristis murdjan chromosome 3, fMyrMur1.1, whole genome shotgun sequence, encodes the following:
- the LOC115357120 gene encoding secretory carrier-associated membrane protein 2-like — translated: MSGFDSNPFVDPVDVNPFQDASVTQATSGATETVGEFNPFSAGGMGNHTATTIPMSAASSQPAVLQTSVEQSPQATAAAAQANLIKQQEELERKAAELERKEQELQNRATRGLNTGVRENNWPPLPKFFPVNPCFYQDFEQDIPEEYRTVCKRMYYLWMFHSATLFLNVLACLAYFTGDAKHGVDFGLSILWFVLFTPVSFICWYRPVYKAFRSDSSFSFFFFFFVFFFQVSVYIIQTVGIPSWGNSGWIAAISMIGHNLAVAVVMMVVAGFFTVNAVLAVILLKMVHSMYRRTGASFTKAQQEFSQGVLTNRTLQTAAASTASSAMQGAFQGN